The DNA window CGGCCTGTGTTCTAGCCCCTGCCTAGTATGCAACGTCTCTGTAATCCTTCGCATTGTTCTTATATTCCTTTTTGACAGCCCCGCtttctcttcgtcatccgTGATCCACCGAGATTCGTCCAAGCGCCGTATCCGACTGCGATCAAGGGTCCAGATCTTCTAGTCAAAGTGGACCTAATTCCCTTGGTGTCACTAGGTATGTGGCGACTTCTGTGCGTGTGTGTTTCACTCTGACTTGGCGAACGCGCGGTTTGGCTTGGGGCGGACTGCCTGACTGACAGACAGTCTTATCTGCGATAGATATTCCCCTTCACCTTATCTCTACTCCTACCCaacacaccaccaccaccatcatgcCTCTGACAATCCTCTCTGCGTCCCAACTGCGAACATTACTGCACTCCCTCAACCGGGATGAAATCGTAGACCTCCAAAGGCATCTGGGCGACGCCCTGCGAGAATACTCCACCGGGTCGCAGGAGCAGGGCTGCTCGGCCACCTACCAGCCTCAGCGAACTGCCATCACCCGCGAGAATGGCTGCACCACGCTCTTCATGCCCGCCAGTACCGGCAATACCATCGGCATCAAGATGATTTCCTTGCAGGACGGAGGCGTTGCGGGGTGCGCGGTGGAGAAAGGCAGCAGCTTTGACAGTTCCGAGGGGGACCAGTCGTCATCACGGTCGCGCAGCATCCGCAGCTCGGTGATCTCCCTGTCTTCCGACATGAGCGATTTGTCGGTGGGCTCGTCCCAGGAAGACAACAACTCTAGCCCCTCGGACACGACCACGTCTGGGAGCAGTAGCTTGTCCTCGTCCTTGATGACCGGGTGCGTCAACCAGCAACCGGTCGCGTCTAGCACATCCAGCCTCTCCAAAACCATGGGTGCCTGGCCCGGGGTGGGCACCCGCGATACCTCCCCGCGGGGCAGCGTGACCCTATTGGACCGAGAGAGCCTGCCCTTCGCCCTCATCAACGCCCACGAGCTCACAGCCTTCCGCACGGCGCTGGCCTCGCTGCTGATTTTCAACAAGCGCAAAAAGGTGCGCACCCTCTTAATCTTTGGGGCTGGCACCCAAGCCTACTGGCACATCCGACTGGCCCTGGTTCTACGAGGCGACGAGATCGGGCGCGTGTACATCTTCAACCGGTCCTTTGACCGCGCCGCCAAGCTCCTGCGCGACATCTACTTGCCGGAGAACGCCGAGTGGCGGCGCGATGTCAAGTTCTCCGCGATCAGTAGCGAATTCGGCGAGTACAACCGCATCCTGAAAGAGACGGTGCGCAAAGCCGACGCCATCTTCTGCTGCACCCCGTCGACCTCGCCGCTGTTTCCAGCCGAGTTCCTGACCTCGCGCGAAGGGCGGCAGAAAGGCCGTCTCATTGGCGCGGTGGGTTCCTACAAGGCGCATATGGCTGAGGTGCACCCGGATATTCTCCGGGACGAAGTGCTTGTGACGCCACCGCATCGGCACTTCCACAAGCATACGAAGCGCAGCGGagtcgtggtggtggataGCCTGGACGCGGCGATGAAGGAGGccggcgagatcatccaggcgGGCATTCGACCTACGCAGGTGGTGGAGCTCGGCGAACTACTCATGGTGCGGCAGGCCTCCCAGGCCAGCGAGGAAGACACGGCggacgaagaaaagagccTGCGCGAATGGGTGGAGCGGGGCAATGTCATCTACAAGAGTGTTGGACTGGGATTAATGGATCTCGTGACGGGCGGCGATCTGGTGCGATTGGCACGCGAGAGAAACCTGGGGACGACAGTGGATGATTTCTAATTTCATGATTGATACCCGATTAACGATTGCATAGTTGCTCTTTACTAGTTGAATATTAATGTTGTTGTACTTGTTGCTACTGTTGGTCACTGCGTCATCGGAAGGGCGGggcagaaagaagagctgtCCGCCTGGACCTAGAACCTCCATTCTACCCTAGGTATAGCTATACACCATTCATAGACATGCGACACTCTACCTGCCACCTGCCCAATGGCCTCACCTTCACCGTCGCCCCCGTCTTCGGTGGCGTCACCTTCAAATCCAACGAGCTGAATGTCCACAACTCCATCTTCCCGCCAGGATGgaccatcatcatccacagcGAAAAGCTCGACCAGAGCTCCCACGATTCCGACGACCCGGACAGTTTCTCTCGCTTCACAACGCCCACCCTAAACCGCGACAGCATCTACATCTCGTACATCGTCAATCCACCCTCCAGCGAGTTCAAGCCCGCCAGCTCCCCCACCCGCCAGATCGCCATGATGCTCTGGGCTACGCTGTGGTGGTACTTCCACGAACCGGAACCAGACTTACAACTGGAAACCGAGGCCTCGAGCAAGACACCCCACGATGCGCGTCCCAAGGGCGACTGGATCGTCAATATCAAGCGCGAGGGCATTTTCAAGGGCCGCAACCTGCTCCAGAAGCTCGAGCGAATGGGTTTGATCGCTAGTAAGGACTCATCCGTGGGGTTTCAGCCGGTCGAAACGCGTGATTCGTCCAGCTGGGCGAAGATGTTTG is part of the Penicillium psychrofluorescens genome assembly, chromosome: 4 genome and encodes:
- a CDS encoding uncharacterized protein (ID:PFLUO_007062-T1.cds;~source:funannotate), whose product is MPLTILSASQLRTLLHSLNRDEIVDLQRHLGDALREYSTGSQEQGCSATYQPQRTAITRENGCTTLFMPASTGNTIGIKMISLQDGGVAGCAVEKGSSFDSSEGDQSSSRSRSIRSSVISLSSDMSDLSVGSSQEDNNSSPSDTTTSGSSSLSSSLMTGCVNQQPVASSTSSLSKTMGAWPGVGTRDTSPRGSVTLLDRESLPFALINAHELTAFRTALASLLIFNKRKKVRTLLIFGAGTQAYWHIRLALVLRGDEIGRVYIFNRSFDRAAKLLRDIYLPENAEWRRDVKFSAISSEFGEYNRILKETVRKADAIFCCTPSTSPLFPAEFLTSREGRQKGRLIGAVGSYKAHMAEVHPDILRDEVLVTPPHRHFHKHTKRSGVVVVDSLDAAMKEAGEIIQAGIRPTQVVELGELLMVRQASQASEEDTADEEKSLREWVERGNVIYKSVGLGLMDLVTGGDLVRLARERNLGTTVDDF